A single genomic interval of Paenibacillus macerans harbors:
- a CDS encoding HAAS signaling domain-containing protein → MGRTEFMRTLEGLLIGIPPEERKEILYDYEEHFEAGAAAGKSEEEIIKKLGTPSLLAKELLLDYSISVAERKKSLANVMRAVLRAAGMSFINMLAVALPVAILLLLAASLSIIAAAMLLSPLLIIISLIQRGFELFLFNLFATMTLFSLGILLAVGLRQLAGRLYGVILRLVKNKSGFQGSVSL, encoded by the coding sequence ATGGGGAGAACTGAATTTATGCGCACCCTGGAAGGGTTGCTGATCGGCATACCTCCGGAGGAGCGCAAAGAAATTTTGTACGATTACGAGGAGCATTTCGAGGCAGGCGCAGCCGCCGGGAAAAGCGAGGAAGAAATCATTAAAAAGCTGGGGACGCCTTCACTGCTGGCCAAGGAACTGCTGCTCGATTACAGTATTTCGGTGGCCGAGCGCAAGAAAAGCTTAGCCAATGTGATGCGCGCGGTGCTGCGGGCCGCTGGAATGAGCTTTATCAATATGCTCGCCGTCGCCTTGCCCGTAGCGATCCTGCTGCTCCTAGCCGCCTCTCTCAGCATCATCGCCGCCGCTATGCTGCTTAGTCCGCTGTTGATCATCATCTCCTTGATCCAGCGCGGATTCGAGTTGTTTCTTTTCAACCTGTTCGCAACCATGACGTTGTTTAGCCTGGGAATCCTGCTTGCCGTGGGCCTCAGACAGCTTGCCGGGCGGCTGTACGGCGTGATCTTACGGTTGGTCAAAAATAAATCCGGATTTCAAGGGAGCGTTTCGCTATGA